One genomic window of Sphingopyxis sp. OPL5 includes the following:
- the purD gene encoding phosphoribosylamine--glycine ligase → MNILLVGSGGREHALSWQLAQSPSCAKLYAAPGSPGIEAHAECVPVAVDDLDGLTAFCTAHAIDFVVVGPEAPLVAGLADRLRALGIATFGPGAAAARLEGSKGFTKDLCARASIPTAAYARCTSAEEAHAVLEGFDIPVVIKADGLAAGKGVIIAETAEDAAAAIDDMFGGAFGGAGAEVVIEEFMTGEEASFFALSDGTDVMAFGSAQDHKRVGDGDVGPNTGGMGAYSPAPVLTPDLEAAVMDRIIRPTVATLAAEGTPYIGVLFAGLMLTDTGPRLIEYNARFGDPECQVLMMRYTGDLAALLHAAATAALAGATPPAFTSDYALTVVMAANGYPATPAKGGVIHGIAEAEAGGTRVFHAGTARDGETIVAAGGRVLGVTATGRTVTEAQARAYAAVDRLDFPTGFCRRDIGWREVAREAE, encoded by the coding sequence ATGAATATCCTGCTGGTCGGCTCGGGGGGCCGCGAACATGCGCTGAGCTGGCAACTGGCACAATCGCCGTCGTGCGCCAAGCTCTATGCCGCGCCCGGCAGCCCGGGGATCGAGGCTCATGCCGAATGCGTGCCCGTCGCGGTCGACGACCTCGACGGCCTCACCGCCTTCTGCACCGCCCACGCGATCGACTTCGTCGTCGTCGGTCCCGAGGCGCCGCTCGTCGCCGGCCTCGCCGACCGGCTGCGCGCGCTTGGCATCGCGACCTTCGGCCCCGGCGCCGCGGCGGCGCGGCTCGAAGGCAGCAAGGGCTTTACCAAGGACCTGTGCGCCCGCGCGTCGATCCCGACCGCCGCTTATGCCCGCTGCACCAGCGCCGAGGAAGCGCATGCGGTGCTCGAAGGCTTCGACATCCCGGTCGTGATCAAGGCCGACGGCCTCGCCGCGGGCAAGGGCGTGATCATCGCCGAGACCGCCGAAGACGCCGCCGCCGCCATCGACGACATGTTCGGCGGCGCCTTCGGCGGCGCGGGTGCCGAGGTGGTGATCGAGGAATTCATGACCGGCGAGGAGGCAAGCTTTTTCGCGCTGTCCGACGGCACCGACGTCATGGCGTTCGGCAGCGCGCAGGACCACAAACGCGTCGGCGACGGCGACGTCGGTCCGAACACCGGCGGCATGGGCGCGTACAGCCCCGCACCGGTCCTCACCCCCGACCTCGAAGCGGCGGTGATGGACCGCATCATCCGCCCGACCGTGGCGACGCTCGCCGCCGAGGGCACGCCCTATATCGGGGTGCTGTTCGCGGGGCTGATGCTCACCGACACGGGGCCGAGGCTGATCGAATATAACGCGCGTTTCGGCGACCCCGAATGCCAGGTGCTGATGATGCGTTACACCGGCGACCTCGCCGCGCTGCTCCATGCCGCCGCGACCGCCGCGCTGGCCGGGGCGACCCCGCCCGCTTTCACAAGCGATTATGCGCTGACCGTGGTGATGGCGGCGAACGGCTATCCGGCGACCCCCGCAAAGGGCGGCGTCATCCATGGCATCGCCGAAGCAGAAGCTGGCGGCACACGCGTTTTCCACGCCGGCACCGCGCGCGACGGCGAAACCATCGTCGCAGCGGGCGGGCGCGTGCTGGGCGTCACCGCGACCGGCCGCACCGTCACCGAAGCGCAGGCGCGCGCCTATGCCGCGGTCGACAGGCTCGATTTCCCGACCGGCTTCTGCCGCCGCGACATCGGCTGGCGGGAAGTCGCGCGCGAGGCCGAATAG
- the xseA gene encoding exodeoxyribonuclease VII large subunit has translation MAVPFPDPASETDPAARLLAEAAPGDNVPPSPYGDNAPALSVSQLSAAIKRTVEDGFARVRVRGELSGAKRAASGHFYAALKDDNALIDMVMWKGQAARLAFRPEDGIEVIATGKLTTYPGRSKYQLVVDTLEVAGEGALMLLFEKLKARLGEEGLFDQDSKQPLPRLPRVIGVVTSPTGAVIRDILHRLADRFPMHVIVWPVLVQGDGAAAQVAHAIRGFDAIAPGGPVPRPDLVIVARGGGSIEDLWAFNEEVVVRALADCRIPTISAVGHETDTTLADYAADRRAPTPTAAAEMAVPVRAELQELLLQRAGRMIAAANRHQALAGERLTALARHLPRREALYAPQRQRLDDSGDRLDRSQRHRLAVIAERLATRSGALRPSLLARRWDRDRARIEGLGRLLDSLDPRALLSRGYAMVRDTGGAIVTTAAKAEQAGHLRLQFADGELPVQVAGGDAAPPLPAAAKPARKPSPDAPKRGQGELF, from the coding sequence ATGGCAGTCCCTTTTCCCGATCCGGCGTCCGAAACCGACCCCGCGGCGCGGCTGTTAGCCGAGGCGGCGCCCGGCGACAATGTGCCGCCGTCGCCGTATGGCGACAATGCTCCGGCGCTATCGGTCAGCCAATTGTCGGCGGCGATCAAGCGCACGGTCGAGGATGGCTTTGCGCGCGTCCGCGTGCGCGGCGAATTGTCGGGGGCGAAGCGTGCGGCGTCGGGGCATTTTTATGCCGCGCTGAAAGACGATAATGCGCTGATCGACATGGTGATGTGGAAGGGGCAGGCGGCGCGCCTCGCCTTCCGGCCCGAGGACGGGATCGAGGTGATCGCGACCGGCAAGCTCACCACCTATCCGGGGCGCTCCAAATATCAGCTGGTGGTCGATACGCTCGAGGTCGCGGGCGAGGGCGCGCTGATGCTGCTCTTCGAGAAATTGAAGGCGCGGCTCGGCGAAGAGGGATTGTTCGATCAGGACAGCAAGCAGCCCCTGCCGCGCCTGCCGCGTGTGATCGGTGTGGTGACCTCGCCGACCGGCGCGGTGATCCGCGACATTCTCCACCGCCTCGCCGACCGGTTCCCGATGCATGTCATCGTCTGGCCGGTATTGGTGCAGGGCGACGGCGCCGCGGCGCAGGTCGCGCATGCGATCCGCGGCTTCGACGCGATCGCGCCCGGCGGGCCGGTGCCGCGCCCCGACCTCGTCATCGTCGCGCGCGGCGGCGGGTCGATCGAGGATCTGTGGGCGTTCAACGAAGAGGTGGTCGTGCGCGCGCTCGCCGACTGCCGGATCCCGACGATCAGCGCCGTGGGGCACGAAACCGACACGACGCTTGCGGACTATGCCGCCGACCGCCGCGCGCCGACGCCGACGGCGGCCGCCGAGATGGCGGTGCCGGTGCGCGCCGAATTGCAGGAACTGCTGCTCCAGCGCGCGGGACGGATGATCGCGGCGGCGAACCGGCATCAGGCGCTGGCGGGCGAGCGGCTGACCGCGCTGGCGCGGCATTTGCCGCGCCGCGAGGCGCTCTATGCGCCGCAGCGCCAGCGGCTCGACGATTCGGGCGACCGGCTCGACCGCAGCCAGCGCCACCGGCTGGCGGTGATCGCCGAGCGGCTCGCGACGCGGTCGGGCGCGCTCCGGCCTTCGCTGCTGGCGCGGCGCTGGGACCGCGACCGGGCGCGGATCGAAGGACTGGGGCGATTGCTCGATAGCCTCGACCCGCGCGCGCTGCTGTCGCGCGGCTATGCGATGGTGCGCGATACCGGCGGCGCGATCGTCACGACCGCGGCGAAGGCCGAGCAGGCGGGGCATCTGCGGCTGCAGTTCGCCGACGGCGAATTGCCGGTGCAGGTGGCGGGCGGCGATGCCGCTCCGCCTCTTCCGGCCGCGGCCAAACCGGCGCGCAAGCCGTCGCCGGACGCGCCGAAACGGGGGCAGGGCGAGCTTTTCTGA
- a CDS encoding DUF2093 domain-containing protein codes for MLIASRNRLARLQFGPNGFRILSPGDHVLCAVTGVPIGLDELRYWSVARQEPYASAAISVQAALESRA; via the coding sequence ATGTTGATCGCCAGCCGCAATCGCCTCGCCCGCCTGCAGTTCGGGCCCAACGGCTTTCGGATATTGTCGCCGGGCGATCATGTGCTGTGCGCGGTGACCGGGGTGCCGATCGGGCTCGACGAGCTGCGCTACTGGTCGGTCGCACGGCAGGAGCCTTATGCGAGCGCGGCGATTTCGGTGCAGGCGGCGCTCGAATCCAGAGCATGA
- a CDS encoding M23 family metallopeptidase, producing the protein MTRHRRWRRYGAALPLLVVAGSCVPPVSESAALPPPPPRVEAAAPPTPVVVGPIAPLRRDFTLRGTAEQGGAMVGQVPGGIAALTLDGRPVATTDDGAFLIAFDRDAAATARLVATFADGRTIERALSVAPGNWRIENINAPYRGGASSDAEFERRRPAELAQIAEARRVDHASDGWRQHFIWPVTGRRSGFFGSQRVYQGKPGSYHSGADIAVPAGTPFVAPADGVVVLAAASPFTLEGNLLIVDHGMGLNSAFLHCQRLDVKVGDRVVQGQRLGTVGQTGRATGPHMHWGMKWRDARLDPGKLAGPMGN; encoded by the coding sequence ATGACGCGCCACCGACGCTGGCGGCGCTATGGTGCCGCGCTGCCGCTGCTGGTCGTTGCGGGAAGCTGTGTGCCCCCGGTCAGCGAGTCGGCCGCGCTGCCGCCGCCTCCGCCGCGGGTCGAGGCCGCCGCGCCGCCGACGCCGGTGGTGGTCGGCCCGATCGCGCCGCTCCGCCGCGATTTCACGCTGCGGGGCACCGCCGAACAGGGCGGCGCCATGGTCGGGCAGGTGCCGGGCGGAATCGCGGCGCTGACGCTCGACGGACGGCCGGTTGCGACGACCGACGACGGCGCCTTCCTGATCGCCTTCGACCGCGATGCCGCTGCGACGGCGCGGCTCGTCGCGACCTTCGCCGACGGCCGCACGATCGAACGCGCGCTAAGCGTCGCGCCCGGCAACTGGCGGATCGAGAATATCAACGCCCCCTATCGCGGCGGCGCGTCGAGCGACGCCGAGTTCGAGCGCCGTCGCCCCGCCGAACTGGCGCAGATCGCCGAGGCGCGCCGCGTCGATCACGCCTCGGACGGCTGGCGTCAGCATTTCATCTGGCCGGTGACCGGACGGCGATCGGGCTTCTTCGGCTCGCAGCGCGTCTATCAGGGCAAGCCGGGCAGTTATCACAGCGGCGCCGATATCGCGGTGCCGGCGGGCACGCCGTTCGTCGCGCCCGCCGACGGGGTCGTCGTCCTCGCGGCGGCGTCGCCCTTCACGCTCGAGGGCAATCTGCTGATCGTCGATCACGGCATGGGGCTGAACAGCGCCTTTCTCCACTGTCAGCGGCTCGACGTGAAGGTCGGCGACCGCGTCGTCCAGGGGCAGCGGCTGGGCACGGTGGGGCAAACCGGCCGCGCGACGGGTCCGCATATGCACTGGGGCATGAAATGGCGCGATGCGCGCCTCGATCCGGGCAAGCTCGCGGGGCCGATGGGGAACTGA
- a CDS encoding TonB-dependent receptor domain-containing protein: MKKTQYSKLKLGAAPLVLSVALVSVPAFAQDAEDGAAAEKEIVVTGSLIRNPNLEQSTPVNVTTSDTIELKQSNTAEEVLRELPGVVANIGSAVNNGNGGASYVDLRGLGSTRNIVLLNGNRVAPSDVNGRVDLNNIPLALIERVDALTGAAVTTYGADAITGVVNFITKRDFAGLEVTASEQITEQGDGNVFRVDATIGANFDDGRGNAVLSIGYQQADPVYQGARPFSVNQVDSYTGGTGGSGTSVPSRFSGTRPLNADGTINTTPNPDGNGNGGVRQVNAAGQAVGTFQTFNFNPFNIFQTPFERFNIYGQANYEVSDSVEVYTRGMFSKQTVSTIIAPSGSFGGTVTINLNNPFLPATLRNQFCALNTLGAGAYKALYTPTECAAAAAARGPTNADGTTNTDYKTVTVALSRRTPEVGPRISDYQTTFFDYRVGARGGITDSIDWNVEGAYGESENIQTIQGYTLQSRFREAALSNDGVTCQSGNPDCVPVNLFGPEGSITPAMAGYLQENSTSVNRTSLAQARAIISGDLGFTSPGAVQPIGFALGGEYRKYRAQQASDLLAKTPGELGGAGGAAPDIDGQYDVYEAYAEIVAPLIEDKPFFESLTLEAGIRYSDYSVRGAAGYNTTTWKAGGSWEPGAGVKFRGNYSRAVRAPNIGELFTPTSVGLTNLGIDPCAGTGPTLPANANLRAVCIAQGAPAGTIGSITNPTAAQANITTGGNLNLQPEKADTWTLGVVWQPDFLPRFNMSIDYYNIKINDVLGTPLPGDIIAACFDNLTAGSATDPACTSIRRNPITGGLDGDPATTAGLFGTTNNLGRLYTDGVDLLLNYNTDLGFASLDWSFVGNWTRHSKFNANVADPESLNRECVGYYSVNCSFTGSIQPEFQFSNRFTLGFDKVDVSLLWRWQDSVSFEPAQLQADLDFALDNPADCRDPNGADPDGCMVNPEFRKIKAKHYFDLTTRFNVSENLTFTATVQNLLNQKPPIVGNSLGSTTYNSGNTYPSTYDALGRRYAVSAKLKF, encoded by the coding sequence GTGAAGAAAACCCAATATTCCAAGCTGAAACTGGGCGCCGCACCGCTGGTGCTGAGCGTTGCGCTCGTTTCGGTTCCTGCCTTCGCGCAGGACGCAGAAGACGGTGCGGCGGCCGAAAAGGAAATCGTCGTCACCGGTTCGCTGATCCGCAACCCGAACCTCGAGCAGTCGACGCCGGTCAACGTGACCACGTCGGACACGATCGAGCTGAAGCAGTCGAACACCGCGGAAGAAGTTCTGCGCGAACTGCCGGGCGTCGTCGCCAACATCGGTTCGGCCGTCAACAACGGCAACGGCGGCGCTTCGTACGTCGATCTTCGTGGCCTCGGCTCGACCCGCAACATCGTGCTGCTGAACGGCAACCGCGTCGCGCCGTCGGACGTCAACGGCCGCGTCGACCTTAACAACATCCCGCTGGCCCTGATCGAGCGCGTCGATGCGCTGACCGGCGCCGCGGTGACCACCTATGGCGCCGACGCCATCACCGGCGTCGTCAACTTCATCACCAAGCGCGATTTCGCGGGTCTGGAAGTCACGGCTTCGGAACAGATCACCGAGCAGGGTGACGGCAACGTCTTCCGCGTCGACGCCACCATCGGTGCGAACTTCGACGACGGCCGCGGCAACGCGGTGCTGAGCATCGGTTACCAGCAGGCCGACCCCGTCTATCAGGGCGCGCGTCCGTTCTCGGTCAACCAGGTCGACAGCTATACCGGCGGCACCGGCGGTTCGGGCACCTCGGTTCCCTCGCGCTTCTCGGGCACGCGTCCGCTGAACGCCGATGGCACGATCAACACCACGCCCAACCCGGACGGCAACGGCAATGGCGGCGTGCGGCAGGTGAACGCCGCTGGCCAGGCGGTTGGCACGTTCCAGACGTTCAACTTCAACCCGTTCAACATCTTCCAGACGCCGTTCGAACGCTTCAACATCTATGGCCAGGCCAATTATGAAGTGTCGGATTCGGTCGAGGTCTATACGCGCGGCATGTTCTCGAAGCAGACCGTGTCGACGATCATCGCCCCGTCGGGTTCGTTCGGCGGTACCGTCACGATCAACCTGAACAACCCGTTCCTGCCCGCAACACTGCGTAACCAGTTCTGCGCACTGAACACCTTGGGTGCGGGCGCCTATAAGGCGCTTTATACGCCGACGGAATGCGCAGCCGCAGCCGCCGCGCGGGGGCCGACCAACGCTGACGGAACCACGAATACTGACTACAAGACCGTTACCGTCGCGCTGTCGCGTCGTACTCCGGAAGTCGGTCCGCGTATCAGCGATTATCAGACGACTTTCTTCGACTATCGCGTCGGCGCCCGTGGCGGCATCACCGACTCGATCGACTGGAACGTCGAAGGCGCCTATGGCGAATCGGAAAATATCCAGACGATTCAGGGCTATACGCTGCAGTCGCGTTTCCGCGAAGCGGCGCTGTCGAATGATGGCGTGACCTGCCAGAGCGGCAACCCGGATTGCGTTCCGGTCAACCTGTTCGGTCCCGAAGGCTCGATCACGCCCGCAATGGCTGGTTACCTCCAGGAAAACAGCACCTCGGTGAACCGCACGTCGCTGGCGCAGGCCCGCGCGATCATCTCGGGCGACCTCGGCTTCACCTCGCCGGGTGCGGTCCAGCCGATCGGCTTCGCCCTCGGCGGCGAATATCGCAAATATCGCGCGCAGCAGGCGTCGGACCTTCTCGCCAAGACCCCGGGTGAACTCGGCGGCGCCGGCGGTGCGGCTCCCGACATCGATGGCCAGTATGACGTCTATGAAGCATATGCCGAAATCGTGGCGCCGCTGATCGAGGACAAGCCGTTCTTCGAAAGCCTGACCCTCGAAGCCGGCATCCGCTATTCGGACTACAGCGTCCGTGGCGCCGCCGGTTACAACACCACGACCTGGAAGGCCGGCGGCAGCTGGGAACCGGGCGCGGGCGTGAAGTTCCGTGGTAACTACAGCCGCGCTGTTCGCGCGCCGAACATCGGCGAACTGTTCACGCCGACCTCGGTTGGCCTGACCAACCTCGGCATCGATCCCTGCGCTGGCACGGGTCCGACGTTGCCCGCCAACGCCAACCTGCGTGCGGTCTGTATCGCGCAGGGCGCTCCGGCTGGCACGATCGGTTCGATCACCAACCCGACCGCGGCTCAGGCCAATATCACCACCGGTGGTAACCTGAACCTGCAGCCGGAAAAGGCCGACACCTGGACCCTGGGTGTGGTGTGGCAGCCCGACTTCCTGCCGCGTTTCAACATGTCGATCGACTATTACAACATCAAGATCAACGACGTGTTGGGTACGCCGCTGCCGGGTGACATCATCGCGGCCTGCTTCGATAATCTCACCGCAGGCAGCGCAACCGATCCGGCTTGTACGTCGATCCGTCGCAACCCGATCACCGGTGGCCTCGACGGCGATCCGGCGACCACTGCGGGCCTGTTCGGCACGACCAACAACCTTGGCCGTCTGTACACCGACGGCGTCGATCTGCTGTTGAACTATAACACCGATCTGGGCTTCGCCAGCCTCGACTGGTCGTTCGTCGGCAACTGGACGCGCCATTCGAAATTCAACGCGAATGTCGCCGATCCGGAAAGCCTGAACCGCGAATGCGTCGGCTACTACAGCGTGAACTGCTCGTTCACCGGTTCGATCCAGCCGGAGTTCCAGTTCTCGAACCGCTTCACGCTGGGCTTCGACAAGGTTGACGTGTCGCTGCTGTGGCGCTGGCAGGACAGCGTTTCGTTCGAGCCGGCCCAGCTGCAGGCCGACTTGGACTTCGCTCTCGACAATCCGGCCGACTGCCGCGATCCGAATGGTGCCGATCCCGACGGTTGCATGGTCAACCCCGAGTTCCGCAAGATCAAGGCGAAGCATTATTTCGACCTGACCACGCGGTTCAACGTCAGCGAAAACCTGACCTTCACGGCGACCGTGCAGAACCTGCTCAACCAGAAGCCGCCGATCGTCGGCAACTCGCTGGGTTCGACCACGTACAACAGCGGCAACACCTATCCGTCGACCTACGACGCGCTGGGCCGCCGCTACGCGGTGTCGGCGAAGCTGAAGTTCTAG
- a CDS encoding aspartyl/asparaginyl beta-hydroxylase domain-containing protein produces MTSSSQPASAVEANRLGIAALQAGDPAAAVTHFTAAAAADPQSGALQRNLASAWRALGDDGRELAALDAALAVDRRDLMAWVRKAERHEARGELGAALGAWSAATALGGQLDPMPPPLAPLLAHGQAFVAGATDTMFDAVTGALAPMRGDLSEIEARRGDAFVASALGRRRIYQNECAGLYYPFLPADEFFDRGHFPWRADVEAQTDAIRAELVALLDDPGDALRPYVRMDAGTPTSIWSPLDNRLDWGACFLWEYGEPNPAVLDRCPATAAVLATVPGAHIPGRSPSAFFSLLKPHTRIPAHTGVTNTRAIVHLPLIVPPGCGFRVGGETRAWEEGKAFAFDDTIEHEAWNDSDDLRAVLIFDVWNPHLTPREQELLTRYFAAADATGFAIPR; encoded by the coding sequence ATGACCAGCTCTTCTCAGCCTGCATCGGCCGTCGAGGCCAACCGGTTGGGCATCGCGGCGCTTCAGGCGGGCGATCCCGCTGCCGCCGTGACCCATTTTACCGCCGCCGCCGCCGCCGACCCGCAGTCGGGTGCGCTGCAGCGCAACCTCGCGTCGGCCTGGCGCGCGCTCGGCGACGACGGGCGCGAACTGGCGGCGCTCGATGCCGCGCTGGCGGTCGACCGGCGCGACCTGATGGCCTGGGTCCGCAAGGCCGAGCGACACGAGGCGCGGGGCGAACTTGGCGCGGCGCTCGGCGCATGGAGCGCGGCGACCGCGCTCGGCGGCCAGCTCGATCCGATGCCGCCGCCGCTCGCACCGCTGTTGGCGCACGGCCAGGCCTTTGTCGCGGGGGCGACCGACACGATGTTCGATGCCGTCACCGGCGCGCTCGCGCCGATGCGGGGCGACCTGTCCGAGATCGAGGCACGCCGCGGCGATGCTTTCGTCGCGAGCGCGCTTGGGCGCCGTCGTATCTATCAGAACGAATGCGCCGGGCTTTATTATCCGTTCCTGCCCGCCGACGAATTTTTCGATCGCGGCCATTTTCCCTGGCGTGCGGACGTCGAGGCGCAGACCGATGCCATCCGCGCCGAACTCGTTGCGCTGCTCGACGATCCCGGCGATGCGCTGCGTCCCTATGTGCGGATGGACGCGGGAACCCCGACGTCGATCTGGTCGCCGCTCGACAACCGGCTCGATTGGGGGGCGTGCTTCCTGTGGGAATATGGCGAGCCGAATCCGGCGGTACTCGATCGCTGCCCGGCGACCGCGGCGGTGCTCGCCACGGTACCGGGCGCGCATATTCCGGGCCGATCGCCGAGCGCCTTTTTTTCGCTGCTGAAACCCCACACACGCATCCCCGCGCACACCGGGGTGACCAACACGCGGGCGATCGTCCATCTGCCGCTGATCGTGCCGCCGGGCTGCGGTTTCCGGGTCGGGGGCGAGACGCGGGCGTGGGAGGAGGGCAAGGCCTTCGCCTTCGACGACACGATCGAACATGAGGCGTGGAACGACAGCGACGATCTGCGCGCGGTGCTGATCTTCGACGTCTGGAACCCGCATCTGACCCCGCGCGAGCAGGAGCTTTTGACCCGCTATTTCGCCGCCGCGGACGCGACGGGCTTCGCCATTCCGCGCTGA